Proteins from one Melospiza melodia melodia isolate bMelMel2 chromosome 18, bMelMel2.pri, whole genome shotgun sequence genomic window:
- the NOMO2 gene encoding BOS complex subunit NOMO2 — protein MRPRAAAALLCALCCALARGSEDIVVGCGGFVKSDVEINYSLIEIKLYTKHGTLKYQTDCAPNNGYFMIPLYDKGDFILKIEPPLGWSFEPTSVDIHVDGINDICTKGGDINFVFTGFSVNGKVLSKGQTLGPAGVQVVLRNAGSDINIQTTITQPGGKFAFFKVLPGEYEIFASHPTWMLKEARTVVRVASSNAYAASPLIVAGYNVSGSVRSDGEPMKGVMFLLFSSSVSKEDVVGCSISPVDGFQSRDESLSYLCNVVSKEDGSFSFLSLPSGKYTVIPFYRGERITFDVAPSRLDFLVEHDSLQIEPVFHVMGFSVTGRVLNGPEGEGVADATVTLNNQIKVKTKADGSFRLENITTGTYTIHARKEHLFFDTITVKIAPNTPQLANIIATGFSVCGRISVTRFPDTVKQISKYKVTMIPEDKDKASLVTTETDSHGAFCFKAKSGAYNVQVIIPEAETRAGLALKPKMFPVTVTDRPVMDVTFSQFLASVSGKISCLDACGDLTVTLQAVSRQGEKRSLQLQGSKDSVPFTFEGVLPGKYKVSIAHEDWCWKNKSLELEVLEEDVSGVEFRQTGYMLRCSLSHAITLEFYQDGNGPENVGVYNLSKGVNRFCLSKPGVYEVTPRSCHQFEHEYYTYDTSSPSILTLTAVRHHVLGTIVTDKLMDVTVTIKSSIDSEPALVLGPLRSVQELRREQQLAEIESRRQEREKKGQEEEGTKPPVQEMVEELQGPFLYEFSYWARSGEKITVTPSSKELLFYPPYVEAVVSGESCPGKLIEIHGKAGLFLEGQIHPELEGVEIVISEKGATSALITVFTDDKGTYSVGPLHSDLEYTITAQKEGFVLTAVEGTVGDFKAFALAGVTFEIKSEDDQALAGVLLSLSGGVFRSNLLTQDDGMLTFSNLSPGQYYFKPMMKEFRFEPSSQMIEVQEGQNLKIQITGYRTAYSCYGTVSSLNGEPEQGVSVEAVGQEDCSIYGEDTITDEEGKFRLRGLRPGCVYHVQLKAEGNDHIERALPQHRAIEVGNSDIDDVNIIAFRQINQFDLSGNVITASEYLSTLCVKLYKSENLDNPIHTVNLGLSLFFHFPPLLRDGENYVVLLDSTLSKSQYDYTLPQVSFTAIGYHKHITLVFSPTRKLPEQDIAQGSYIALPLTLLLLLAGYNHDKLIPLLLQLTARLQGVRALGQAGSDTGGSEDAKRQTKKQKTRRT, from the exons ATGCGGCCCCGGGCTGCGGCCGCGCTGCTCTGCGCGCTGTGCTGCGCCCTGGCGCGGGGCTCCGAGGACATCGTCGTGGGCTGCGGCGGCTTCGTCAAGTCCGACGTGGAGATCAACTACTCCCTGATCGAG aTTAAGTTATATACAAAACATGGTACTCTGAAATACCAGACAGACTGTGCTCCGAACAATGGGTATTTCATGATTCCCCTCTATGACAAG ggGGATTTCATTCTTAAAATTGAGCCTCCCCTAGGGTGGAGTTTTG AACCAACCAGTGTAGACATCCATGTGGATGGCATTAATGACATTTGCACAAAGGGAGGTGATATTAACTTTGTGTTCACAGGATTTTCTGTGAATGGAAAG GTTCTCAGCAAAGGTCAGACATTAGGTCCTGCTGGAGTTCAGGTTGTACTGAGAAATGCTGGCAGTGACATAAACATACAAACAACTATTACACAACCTGGAGGAAA GTTTGCTTTCTTTAAAGTGCTTCCTGGCGAATACGAAATCTTTGCATCACATCCTACGTGGATGCTGAAAGAG GCCAGGACAGTGGTACGGGTGGCAAGTTCCAATGCCTACGCTGCCAGCCCCCTGATTGTTGCAGGCTACAACGTCTCTGGGTCTGTGAGGAGTGATGGAGAACCCATGAAAGGGGTCatgtttctccttttctcctcttcAGTCTCCAAAGAG GATGTTGTGGGCTGCAGTATTTCTCCTGTGGATGGGTTCCAATCAAGAGATGAGTCTTTATCCTATTTGTGCAATGTTGTATCAAAAGAAGATGGATCTTTCAGCTTCCTTTCTCTGCCAAGTGGGAAATACACTGTG ATCCCATTCTACAGGGGAGAGAGAATCACCTTTGATGTTGCTCCATCCAGATTGGACTTCCTTGTAGAGCATGACAGTTTACAGATTGAG cCTGTTTTCCATGTGATGGGTTTCTCTGTCACAGGCAGGGTGTTGAATGGTCCTGAAGGAGAAGGAGTTGCTGATGCCACTGTCACTCTGAACAATCAGATTAAAG TGAAGACAAAAGCTGATGGCTCTTTCCGCCTTGAGAACATCACAACAGGTACATACACAATTCATGCCAGGAAAGAACACCTGTTTTTTGATACCATTACTGTGAAGATTGCACCAAATACACCTCAGCTGGCAAACATCATTGCAACAGG GTTCAGCGTGTGTGGCCGCATCTCAGTTACTCGATTCCCTGACACAGTCAAACAGATCAGTAAATACAAGGTGACCATGATACCTGAAGACAAAGACAAAGCATCACTGGTTACAACAGAAACTGACTCTCATGGAGCATTTTGTTTCAAGGCAAAATCCGGTGCATACAATGTTCAG GTAATTATTCCAGAGGCTGAGACCAGAGCAGGGTTGGCTTTGAAACCCAAAATGTTCCCTGTCACTGTTACTGACAGACCAGTGATGGATGTGACCTTCTCTCAGTTTCTGGCATCTGTCTCAGGGAAGATCTCTTGTTTAG ACGCGTGCGGGGACCTGACGGTGACGCTGCAGGCCGTGAGCCGCCAGGGGGAGAAGCGCAgcctgcagctgcagggcagcaaGGACTCGGTGCCCTTCACCTTCGAGGGGGTGCTCCCGGGCAAGTACAAAG TAAGCATTGCACATGAAGACTGGTGCTGGAAGAATAAATCTTTGGAACTGGAAGTGTTGGAGGAAGATGTGTCAGGAGTAGAATTCAGGCAGACTGGATATATGCTGAGGTGTTCTCTTTCTCATGCAATCACACTG GAATTTTATCAGGATGGAAATGGACCAGAGAATGTTGGTGTTTATAACCTGTCCAAAGGAGTTAATAGATTCTGTCTTTCAAAGCCAG GTGTGTATGAGGTGACCCCACGCTCCTGCCACCAGTTTGAGCACGAGTATTACACCTATGACAC GTCCTCTCCCAGTATCCTGACGCTCACTGCAGTTCGCCACCATGTCCTTGGCACGATTGTAACTGATAAACTGATGGATGTGACTGTCACCATTAA GTCCTCCATTGACAGCGAGCCTGCCTTGGTGCTGGGGCCCCTGAGGTCTGTCCAGGAGCTGCGCCGGGAGCAGCAGCTGGCGGAAATCGAGAGCCGCCGGCAggagagggaaaagaaggggcaggaggaggagggaacaaAGCCACCAGTGCAAGAGATGGTGGAGGAGCTCCAAGGACCCTTCTTATATGAATTTTCGTATTGGGCAAG GTCTGGAGAGAAAATTACTGTAACACCATCATCAAAAGAGCTGCTCTTCTACCCACCTTATGTGGAAGCAGTTGTTAGTGGAG AGAGTTGTCCTGGGAAGCTGATAGAGATTCATGGAAAAGCAGGCCTATTTCTGGAAGGGCAAATTCATCCTGAATTGGAAGGTGTTGAGATTGTCATTAGTGAGAAGGGAGCAACTTCTGCACTTATCACAGTTTTCACTGATGACAAAGGCACTTACAG TGTTGGGCCTCTCCACAGTGACCTGGAATACACAATCACTGCTCAGAAGGAAGGTTTTGTTTTGACTGCAGTAGAGGGAACAGTTGGAGACTTCAAAGCTTTTGCTCTTGCTGGGGTGACATTTGAG ATCAAATCAGAGGATGACCAGGCTCTTGCTGGAGTTCTCTTGTCCCTCAGTGGAGGGGTGTTTCGCTCCAACCTCCTCACACAGGACGATGGCATGCTGACATTTTCCAATCTG AGCCCAGGGCAATATTACTTTAAACCCATGATGAAAGAATTTCGGTTTGAACCATCATCACAAATGATTGAAGTGCAGGAAGGACAAAATCTCAAAATCCAGATAACTGGTTACAGAACAGCTTACAG CTGTTATGGCACAGTTTCCTCTTTAAATGGagagcctgagcagggagtgTCAGTGGAAGCTGTGGGACAGGAGGACTGCAGCATCTATGGAGAGGACACAATAACTGATGAGGAGGGAAAATTCAGGCTCCGTGGCCTTCGg CCTGGCTGTGTGTATCATGTCCAACTCAAAGCTGAAGGCAATGATCACATTGAAAGAGCTTTACCACAGCATCGAGCAATTGAg GTTGGGAACAGTGACATTGATGACGTTAATATTATTGCGTTCCGGCAAATTAATCAGTTTGATTTAAGTGGAAATGTAATTACAGCCTCTGAATATCTCTCCACTTTATGT GTGAAGCTCTACAAAAGTGAAAATCTTGACAACCCAATTCATACAGTCAACTTAGGCCTATCCCTGTTTTTTCATTTCCCACCACTACTCCGAGATGGAGAG AATTATGTGGTGCTCCTGGATTCTACATTGTCTAAATCACAGTATGACTACACTCTGCCTCAGGTTTCTTTCACTGCCATTggatatcataaacacattacaCTGGTCTTCAGTCCCACT AGAAAGCTGCCTGAACAAGACATTGCCCAAGGGTCTTACATCGCGTTACCGCtgacgctgctgctgctgctggctgggtaCAACCACGATAAG CTGATTcccttgctgctgcagctgacagccaggctgcagggggTGCGTGCCCTGGGCCAGGCAGGCTCTGACACCGGCGGCTCCGAGGACGCAAAGCGACAAACCAAGAAACAGAAAACGCGACGGACGTGA